A window from Corvus cornix cornix isolate S_Up_H32 chromosome 8, ASM73873v5, whole genome shotgun sequence encodes these proteins:
- the RPE65 gene encoding retinoid isomerohydrolase has product MYSQVEHPAGGYKKLFETVEELSSPVTAHVTGRIPTWLRGSLLRCGPGLFEVGSEPYYHLFDGQALLHKFDFKEGHVTYHRRFLRTDSYVRGMTEKRIVITEFGTYAYPDPCKNIFSRFFSYFKGVEVTDNALVNIYPVGEDYYACTETNFITRINPDTLETIKQVDLCKYVSVNGATAHPHIENDGTVYNIGNCFGKNFSLAYNIIRIPPLQADKEDPMNKSEVVVQFPCSDRFKPSYVHSFGLTPNYLVFVETPVKINLLKFLSSWSLWGANYMDCFESNETMGVWLHVAEKKKGRLLNLKYRTSAFNLFHHINTYEDNGFLIVDLCTWKGFEFVYNYLYLANLRGNWDEVKRHAEKAPQPEARRYVLPLSIDKADTGKNLVTLPYTTATATLRSDETIWLEPEVIFSGPRHAFEFPQINYGKYGGKPYTYTYGLGLNHFVPDRLCKLNVKTKETWVWQEPDSYPSEPIFVSHPDALEEDDGVVLSIVISPGVGPKPAFLLILNAKDMSEVARAEVEVMIPVTFHGCFKRA; this is encoded by the exons ATGTACAGCCA GGTGGAGCATCCCGCTGGAGGCTACAAGAAGCTCTTTGAGACAGTGGAGGAGCTGTCCTCTCCAGTGACTGCCCATGTCACAG GCAGGATTCCCACCTGGCTGCGAGGAAGCCTCCTGAGATGTGGTCCTGGCTTGTTCGAGGTGGGCTCGGAGCCCTACTACCACCTCTTCGAtggccaggcactgctgcacaAGTTTGACTTCAAGGAGGGGCACGTCACCTACCACCGAAG GTTTCTGCGGACTGACAGCTACGTGCGAGGCATGACAGAGAAGAGGATCGTGATAACAGAGTTTGGCACCTACGCCTACCCAGACCCCTGCAAGAACATCTTCTCCAG GTTTTTCTCCTACTTCAAAGGTGTGGAGGTCACAGATAATGCCCTGGTGAACATCTACCCCGTGGGTGAGGATTATTATGCCTGTACTGAGACCAACTTCATCACCAGGATTAACCCAGACACCCTGGAGACCATCAAGCAG gtggatctctgtaAATACGTGTCTGTCAATGGGGCAACGGCTCATCCCCACATTGAGAATGATGGCACAGTTTACAACATTGGgaattgctttggaaaaaactTTTCCCTGGCCTACAACATCATCCGGAttcctcctctgcaggcag ACAAGGAAGACCCCATGAACAAGTCGGAGGTGGTGGTGCAGTTCCCCTGCAGTGACAGGTTTAAGCCCTCCTATGTCCACAG CTTTGGGCTGACCCCAAACTACTTAGTGTTTGTGGAAACACCAGTGAAAATCAACCTCCTCAAGTTCCTCTCCTCCTGGAGCCTTTGGGGAGCCAACTACATGGACTGCTTCGAGTCCAACGAGACCATGGGG GTGTGGCTTCACGTggcagagaagaagaaaggcagGCTCCTCAACCTCAAGTACCGCACCTCAGCCTTCAACCTCTTCCACCACATCAACACCTACGAAGACAATGGGTTCCTGATCGTGGACCTGTGCACCTGGAAGGG GTTTGAGTTTGTTTACAATTACCTGTACCTGGCCAACTTACGGGGCAACTGGGACGAGGTGAAGCGGCACGCAGAGAAGGCCCCGCAGCCCGAGGCCCGCAGATACGTCCTGCCCCTGAGCATCGACAAG GCTGACACAGGGAAGAACCTGGTCACCCTGCCCTACACGACAGCTACAGCGACGCTGCGCAGCGACGAGACCATCTGGCTGGAGCCAGAGGTGATTTTCTCAGGGCCACGTCACG cCTTTGAATTCCCCCAGATCAACTACGGGAAGTACGGTGGGAAGCCGTACACGTACACCTACGGGCTGGGGCTGAACCACTTTGTCCCAGACAGG CTTTGCAAGTTGAACGTTAAAACCAAGGAGACCTGGGTGTGGCAGGAGCCGGATTCGTACCCGTCGGAGCCAATCTTCGTTTCCCACCCAGATGCGCTGGAGGAAGATGATG GGGTGGTGCTGAGCATCGTGATCAGCCCAGGGGTGGGACCCAAGCCTgccttcctcctcatcctcaaCGCCAAAGACATGAGCGAGGTGGCCAGGGCTGAGGTGGAGGTGATGATTCCCGTGACATTCCATGGGTGCTTCAAGAGAGCGTGA